A region of the Montipora foliosa isolate CH-2021 chromosome 8, ASM3666993v2, whole genome shotgun sequence genome:
ATCTGAGATAAGAGCATTGCCCATATCCAGTTTGCGATGCGTCTGACATGTTATGTAACTGTGCCGTAACAATTCTTCCAAAATGAAGAGGCTTGAAGTTTCTTGTGATGTCGAGCTGCTCAAGTAGCGGTAACTGACTCCTCCATCTTTCCCACTTGGCAAGAACTTCTCCATCGATTGGCTCGTCCCAGCCCTTTCCATGACAGATCTCTTGAAGTATCTGTTTTCCAACAAGGACAACGGGTGCAATGAGCCCTAGTGGGTCGAAGATGGTGCTTATGGTTGCCAGTATACCTCTGCGGGTGCATGGCTTGTCCTTCAACTCAATTCTGAACTTAAATGCATCTGACTCTATACACCAGTGTACGCCCAGCGCTCTCTCTATTGGTAACTTGTCAATGCTCAAGTCTAAGCCCTTGATTTCCTTGGCTCTATCTTCAGGCGGTACCGACATCATCACTTCTCGACTGTTGCTGACGAACTTTGTGAGGTTAAATCCTCCCTTTGCACACATCCCTTTAACAGCTTGTATGAGATCTATGGCGTCCTTTTCTGTTGGAACCGATTTCAGTGCATCGTCAACGTAGAAGTTTTTCTTCAGTGCTTCGGCAGCTCTTGCACCAAACTCTCTTTCACCGTCTTCGGCTGTGCGTTTCAGGGCAAAATTGGAACATCCTGGTGATGAACCAGCTCCGAAGAGATGCACTGTCATGCAGTGCTCTTGAGGTTCTTGAGTTAAGTCTCCATTTGACCACCACAGGAAGCGGAAGAAATTCTGGTCCTCCTTCTTTACCTTGACTTGGAAGAACATTTTTTCTATGTCCGCCATGAAGGCTACTCTCTCCTTTCTGAATCTGGTGAGCACTCCAGTTAGCTTGCTTGAAAGATCAGGCCCTTGTAATAGGTGGTCATTGAGCGATTCCCCCAGGTACCGAGCTGAACAATCGAATACTACGCGGAGGCTGTTTGGTTTTTTGGGTGATATACCCCATGATGAGGTAAGTACCACACCTTTCCTTCCACAGGGGGTAGCTCTTCAGCACTGACCTTTCGGGCATATCCCTTCTCTATGATTTCAGACATGAAGCTGACGTACTCGACACAATACTGCGTGTCACCTTGGAGTCTCTTCTTTAGGCCGTGCAGGCGTTGCACTGCTTGAGAACGATTGTTGGGTAGCTGGACATTACCTTCTCTAAACGGCAGGGGGATTTCATAGTGCATGTCATCTCTATGACGGATGCCTTCTTCTACTATCTTCAGGAACTGACGATCTTCTCTCGATAGCGCAACTCCATTTTTTCTTTCGGCGAAGTCCAACTCAAACATTCGTGAAACCACTTGAGGTGTTAGCTGCTCTTTGATCATTCTTTCGCCAACGATGTATCCTTTCACTTCATCATCAATGCTGGTCTTAAGAATCTGAATTCGATTGCAATGTACTTGTTTACTACTGTTGTGTCTCACAGGACCGTTAACGTACCATCCTAGTAATGATCGAACTGCGTAAGGATCATTCTCGTTTCCGCAAATAACATCTCTCGGCCGCACTGCACCAGGGCAGTTCAGTCCTATAAGAAGTCCTACTTCTACACTGTCCATGTAAGTTGGTATGTGCTTGCTAACCTGCTGCAGGTGAGGCCATCCTTGCACCCTTTCCGGTCGCGGAATTTCGTCACGATCCGCTGGAATCTGTTGTCTGACATAAGTTCTGGGAAGTGCTAGGCTAACGTCGTTCTTCTCAAAGTGAGAAGCCATCAAACCATCAACAGCTTTAGTCTCGACTTCTTGGGTGCCATGCATAGTGGTGAGCAAGAGTTTGCTTTCAATTCCTTCCATTCCAAGCTTTCGTAACGAATCTTCTTTAATGAAAGTTCCACCACTGGCATTATCAAGCAGAGCATAAACACATATCCTGTTGTTTGGATTGTTCTTGTGGTACAACCATATTGGGACGATACCCATAGTGATCGGAACATCGCCAGCTTCGGTCACATTGCAGACTGTGGTGCACGCATTGATAGCTTGGTCTTCCCTTCTCGTTTCTGATTCATTATGTTgggcgttctttctttctggcCTCCAGCTGTAATCATGAAGTGACGTTGGGTGTCTCTTGTTGCAGGTCTTACAGGATCGTTTACTTCTGCAAAGCTTGGCAACGTGTTCGGGACTGTAGCAACCAAAACATAAGCCCTTCTCCTTAATGAAGTCTCTTCGGTCTTGGAGGGGTTTCTTAAGGAACTCGGCACATTCATCCAGGTGGTGTGCCTTTGAGCACAGGGTACAGCTAATGGGAAGAGAATTTCCTCCAATGGCCTTTTTTGTCGACAGATCTGTTGCGAAATTTGTACGCCTTCCTCTCTTAGGCTTGCGTTCGTTCTGCTTGTGGTACTTATCAACTGTATCCACTGATCTACAAATGCTCTCCTCTGAGTAGACTGGATCTGTCGCTAAGTCAGCTTGCTGAGATACAAATTGGGAGAAATCATTGAAATTGGCTACCTGTTGATTGGTGCTCCTTATCTTGCTTACTCTCTCTGTCCATTTACTGCGAAGGTATCTCGGCAGTTTCTCCCATAACTGGCGAAGAACGTTAGCTGCGTTCAAGTCATTCATGTATTGCATGCCTGTCATGGCGTTCCTTGCTTGCTCGAGGGCAATAGAGAATTCTTGTAACCCTGTTCCATCATTAGGTCTTACGGCTGGCCAGTTCGATAGTTTAGCAATGTATGCACTAGCAATCTTGTATGGGTCGCCAAAGTGTTTCTTCAAAAGTCGTCTAGCTTCCTTGTACGAGTCTCCACTCTTCATTTGTAAACAGCCCTTGATCAGTTCCTTTGCCTTCCCACTTGTGTACTGATCCAAAAAATACAAGAGCTCACTCGAATTATCTACCTTAGATTCTATGAGAGTTTCAAAGGCCGCTATGAATGCTGGATATGACATGACATCTCCAGAGAACGTAGGTGGCTCGTGGCTAGGTAAGAGACTTCTCGCCTGTTGTGTGGCAATCATTTGTGTCAGTTCCGTTTGTTTTCTGTGAATGTCGAGATAGCTTTGGCCTGGCTTTGGGCTTTCCACACAACTCGGATCCGATTCAAATTTGTACACACGCTCTTCCCCTTTGATACGCGATAATTTGGTATCAGTAGGTGTCCCATATTCTTCTTTAATGGGGGGGTTCCTTAAGACAAAGGGTCGAGTGGCTGGGTTCATGCTGGCTGTACTGACAAAGGTGGGCGCGGTTACAGGAGGGGTCGTTGCAACGGTATTCCCAGAAGGTACTCTTAGTGTAGTCTGATCGTTGGATTTTGCCTCTGATAAGAAGGGGGTGGCGGTAAGTTTAGCCTTAACACCTTCCAAATAGTCATTCATGCCATCAATGTTTTGTTCTTCATCAAACTCCTCATAAGTCCTTTCTTCTGCCTTTGCCTCTGCAATTTTTTGTCGAAGCTCAAGCTCTTCAGAAGCCATTCTTAGTGCTTGTTTCTCCTTGAGGAATCTTGCCTCAACCTCTAATGCTGCGGCTCTAGCCTTTGCTTCAATTAGTCTTAACTTAGTAGATGATGATGAGGAATGAGAGCCCTTTGAATGACGAGATGATTTAGATTTTACTGAGTTTGTGTCATGTAAGCCACTACGAAGCTTCTTTGCATCATGCAGATAGTCATTAATTCTTTGCTTTGATCGAAGCACATCTTTATCACGAGTGTAATACCATTGGCGTGCTAATTCAATTTCACTCTCGTCATCCAAAGCACTGAGATACATATCATGTACTTCTTGCATTTTTACGAACAGCTGATCTAACTGAACAACTTCAGTACGCACTTGTTTTTCGTTCTCAAAATCTGCCAGCAACGGCAAGATTACGTTAATCTGTTTAGTTAAGTTAGCAAGTGCAGTTTTTCGATTTTCCTTCAACCTTTAAATATCAAATTGCCTACCCTTCTCTGTAGGAATCCGTTTTCTCGCGTCCACAGCCACGTCCGCGCGAGTTTCCTGAGAATCCACGATCCCAGTCAAAGGAGATATTGCACGTGGCGACAAGCTGCGAAGAGTCTCAAGTTCCATATCCATTTTGCATCCAATGACTTATTTTTTCTTCTATGAATCACCTTCCTTGTTTTCTTCGTGTCCTTCCTTGTGTAATTCACTGTAGGTCAAACTGTAACAGCTGTAAATCTTTCGTTGGTTCGTTTAGATCAACACGGGAAACGCTCGACACTGTTTACAATACGAAAATTCGTGTTTACCGTAACCTTGATTCACGAGTGTTCGTAATGTTCAATCCCTAAGATTTTCCGTAAATTCCTTGACGATGACAATCCGATTAGTGTTCCTTTAAACCATAAACGGGGCAAATAACAACTTGGTCAACAAAAAACGTGTAGCGCCGAGGTTTGACCTAAACTGGAATGAACCTCGATCAAATCACGTGACCTAACGGCTCGGACGGACTGGTCCGATTGCACGGaataatcaacaaataaaactaGCATTTACAGTCACTCACCCACGCTTGTCATGGTCTTCTCATGTGCCAAGAGACTGGGTAACACAGGCGCGACCTCGCAGCCTTGGTCACGGTTGAGTCCGTTTCcgaaaagtcccgaaactttacgggttattttcggttgtcacaattccctatgtatctcaagaacagagTGGATTTAAGTCCTCAAACTTTACACTCAGATCGGCTTCCTTGAACAAGCGTTGGCAGGTTTACAAATGGCTTTAAGGGCCTgcaacgttttcgggactttcgagaatgCAGCTGTACTTTTTGCCAACCAAGCCCATGCATTGTTTATGACCCGTGCAATTCAAGTATAAGTATAGACAGTTGCTTAACCCCTGTTAGGATTTTCACCCTATACAAAGTCATCGAAGAGAATTGATCAAGAAGCATTTTAAGTCTAAGCCCCACAAAACAATAGAGCCGCCTTCAATGTTCCCGGATACCAAGCTGTACGAATGCGTAATTAGTTACCAGTGTACATACCAGTTTATTCGAGCACTTACATCTGTTGTTAATTGATCCTTAAAAATGATTACGCTCATTCCACCGGTAACGTGTCTAGAAGAAATCGAAGATAGTGGGTCAAAGGGCATAAATTGATTGAATAAAAACTAGGTGGATTCTTCACTCAGCAAGGGGTAAAGAAAACGAAAGTACTTACCCTGCATAAAGAGTTTCAATGACAAAAGCTACACATAcgcaacaaaaagaaattagACGAAACTTTTGCAGAAAAGCATTCTTGGGCACATGCTGCCAACGTCATCTGAAATGCATCACGCGTTCGATGAAGAGTTGATGCGGCACACAGGCTCAGTGCAAAGAAACGGAGgcttctttccgtagatcagcGTCCGGCGGAGACGCTACAATCAGTAGTAAAAGTAGTTGGGACGGTAATGTCAGGATGGGCCTCAAAACCTCTCACACGTCAGAAACTAAGCATAACTGTGAAGATTCCACTAAAAGCTTAAAAATGCaattcccccctccccccattcaatgttaaaatagacaaggaaatgtatgttcactgttggcaacattgttttggggggagggggcaatTATTCAAAGTCAGTAGGGAAACGAGCTTTAAAGGGTGAGCGTCCCaatacttttgccactgattgcaatcagtggcaaaagtagttggCACGCTAAGGTCAGGATGGGCCTCAAAACCTCTCACACGTCAGAAGCTAAGTATAACTGTGAAAATTCCACTAAAAGCGTCAAAATGtaagcccccctcccccaaatcaatgttgaaatagacaaagaaatgtatgttcaCTGTTGGCAACATTGTTCTTCGGGGAGGGGGCAATTATTCAAAGTCAGTGAGAAAACCTTCTTCAAAGGTTTgagtgtcccaagacttttgccactgattgtagttCAAGGAGGAAGAATACCAATCCAACCTTAAAAGAATTATTGATTTAGTTTTTAACGcatggtaaaaaaaaacctctcggctTTTTTTGTAGAAACAGGGGTAATAAAGATGATGAAAAACAGAGAGAAAAGAAGGTAAGTTACGGCGGTTGACGATTAATATTTAATTAAACTTTATAAATATCCAATAGAAATAATAAGATCTAACACTCGAAAACGAAAAGCATGATAGACGAGCATTTATTGTTGACCTCGTCgtgattatcatcatcatcatcatcatcatcatcataattatcAGCAGTAGCAGCAGTCGCAGCAACACATGTGCACAGTGCGTGACTCGAGATGAGATCTTTAATCGGTTTTTTCTAGCTTATTGTATTTCCATTGCTAAAGATATTATTCGATTATTTAGGGTTCCAAGCAATACACAGTGGACGAATTCCGCTCGCTGAAGAAGAAAATGCAGGCAAAGGGCAAAGTGGCACCCAGGACGTTATAACAATGGCATCAGGAAATTATATACTTCTTTGGCTACATGGGCAAATTTTAGGCCAATATTGGTAGTCGAATGTTGCTTTAACGTCGAATGGTTTATTTCGTTGGAAGCGATGCTCCTCAATGCTGGCGTAGCCTTGCAAAACCATGACTTGAATACGATGTGCTAAAATGTGTGATGCAAACACAAAAATGTTCGCTTGCATGATGCAATTATTTAGATTCTTTGCAATTAAGAACGCTCAATCGTAGAACCCTTGGTTATGCCTATGTCCTGGATAATAGGAACATGAATGGAAACGTTTTATTAGTTGCGTTTATTTCAATTCCGCGCAAGGTACACGAACAAGTCAAATTACCATGGCACTCCATTCAGGAGAAAAAAAGAGTTAAACTTTTAAAAACTCGATTTTGCGTGTAAATGTCTTTCTCTAGAACTTGGAATTTCGCCAGTTTACCGTGCAGTTCAAGTTTTTGCACAACGAAAAGGCAATGGATATCAGTTCTTATAAAGGTATTCACTAATTAGTCAATGGTGTTCTTGTCTAAGTGTTCGCCGAGGATATAAGGATACTGAAATGATAACGAAGCAGGGATGACGCGAAATCCGATACTTCCCAATTCTAATGCGAGGATTTCCTCACTCTGACAATGGAATGACACTGACTTAGAGgtgtttgtaaataaaatgaacGTTTTACGAACTGGTAGGACAAACTCGAACAAACTGTCGACGATGCATTCATAAAGCCTACAGGTGTATTTGttggttttcattttttgtcacCGCTATTTGTACCCGTTTTATTTCGTCTTCACTGACTACAATTAAGTTATGGGTGTGAAAGGGACTcttagaaaaaaatatattatcgCATTTGCGAGCTGTCACGATAAGCAGATGGACTAGTCCCCGTCCGgcccctcccactcagtcaataagtacataatctctttcacaacattttccatttgattgataacagcaaaaatctttaaaaatcAAGCTAAACTGTggtaaattcgcttactcgactgcaatttcacagtcaaacaaagtagatcacgactggacatccatgaaatatgccagaatctctgtcaacacggaattgcaaacgtttaaATTACGGCCTTCTTCGTTTTTAGCGAGTTTCTCAAAATATGTGAGGAAGCGAGGCATGCaataagaaggaaaacattacgtGAAAGCCAACCGTTGTAAATTAGTGTTtagtctctcgctctatttctctcacaTCTTTACGGTATTCTTCATTTTTAATCACCTACTTGGCTAGTTCCATGAACTATTTATATCTGTAAAAATGCCTTTTTCCACCTTCGTAAcatagctaaaattagaaagtTTCTTTCGTACCGTCAGTGTGAAGTACTTATTCATGCTTTCATTTCGTCGAAGTTGGATCATTGTAACGCACTTTTATCAGGCCTACAGAAATCGCAAGTTAAAAGACTGCAATATGTACAAAATTCAGCTGCCCGCCTGCTAACATCCACTAGCAGATATGAACACGTTACTCCTGTACTTCGAAGCCTACATTGGCTGCCTGTCTCCGCCCGTATTGACTTTAAGATACTACTTCTTGTTTTTAAAGTACTAAATGGCTTAGGTCCTCTGTATCTATATGAACTGTTAGAACCGTACATTCCTAATAGAAACCTAAGATCTTCTAGGAAAAAACTTCTAATGGTACCTAAATGCAATCTTAAAACATATGGATATAGAGCGTTCTCTCACAGAGCTCCTACACTATGGAACGCCCTGCCAGACGATATTAGGCAAGTGGATCACATACAAACGTTTAAGTCTAAACTTAAAACCCATTTATTTAGGCAgttgtagtttttgttttctttga
Encoded here:
- the LOC137968381 gene encoding uncharacterized protein codes for the protein MIATQQARSLLPSHEPPTFSGDVMSYPAFIAAFETLIESKVDNSSELLYFLDQYTSGKAKELIKGCLQMKSGDSYKEARRLLKKHFGDPYKIASAYIAKLSNWPAVRPNDGTGLQEFSIALEQARNAMTGMQYMNDLNAANVLRQLWEKLPRYLRSKWTERVSKIRSTNQQVANFNDFSQFVSQQADLATDPVYSEESICRSVDTVDKYHKQNERKPKRGRRTNFATDLSTKKAIGGNSLPISCTLCSKAHHLDECAEFLKKPLQDRRDFIKEKGLCFGCYSPEHVAKLCRSKRSCKTCNKRHPTSLHDYSWRPERKNAQHNESETRREDQAINACTTVCNVTEAGDVPITMGIVPIWLYHKNNPNNRICVYALLDNASGGTFIKEDSLRKLGMEGIESKLLLTTMHGTQEVETKAVDGLMASHFEKNDVSLALPRTYVRQQIPADRDEIPRPERVQGWPHLQQVSKHIPTYMDSVEVGLLIGLNCPGAVRPRDVICGNENDPYAVRSLLGWYVNGPVRHNSSKQVHCNRIQILKTSIDDEVKGYIVGERMIKEQLTPQVVSRMFELDFAERKNGVALSREDRQFLKIVEEGIRHRDDMHYEIPLPFREGNVQLPNNRSQAVQRLHGLKKRLQGDTQYCVEYVSFMSEIIEKGYARKVSAEELPPVEGKVWYLPHHGVYHPKNQTASA